From one Amycolatopsis sp. FDAARGOS 1241 genomic stretch:
- a CDS encoding amino acid permease has translation MTTRSKPAGGDHSDSSELEKFGYRQELERSLGSFSSFAAGFSYISIMTGVFQLFFFGFGSGGPAFIWTWPLVFLGQLAVALCFAELAGQFPLAGSVYQWAKQIAKPATSWLAGWIMIIGAIVTAAAVAVAYQIILPQVSTAFQLVGSDSDAGLTSTPGGAQNAIILALVLVVFATIVNIIGVKLMAKINNFGVAVELGASVLLVIALAVHIKRGPGIVFDTHGAGSGQSLGYPGAFLVASLMSAYVFYGFDTAGSLAEETTKPCRHAPRAIIRALTAAFVVGGLMMLIGMMAVGDLNADELSTSGMPYLLKSTLGTGLGDAFLVCSAIAITVCCLAVQTAAIRMTFAMARDGRLPFSRRLAKVSPRSKTPVVPALITGGLTVVVLLINLGNQRAFFVLTSTAIILFYIPYLMVTGPMLVRRLRGHWPRPDHGPYFKLARWGTLVNLVAVLYGLGMTINLIWPRAEVYGDDHWYFQWGAVLITALIVVAGGILLWVKRRQWAAAHTSDEHFPEEPAAGSVAG, from the coding sequence ATGACGACACGATCCAAACCGGCAGGCGGGGACCACTCCGACAGCTCCGAACTGGAAAAGTTCGGCTACCGCCAGGAGCTCGAACGCTCGCTCGGCTCGTTCTCCAGCTTCGCCGCCGGGTTCAGCTACATCTCGATCATGACCGGGGTGTTCCAGCTGTTCTTCTTCGGCTTCGGCTCGGGCGGCCCGGCCTTCATCTGGACCTGGCCGCTGGTGTTCCTGGGCCAGCTGGCGGTGGCGCTGTGCTTCGCCGAACTCGCCGGGCAGTTCCCGCTCGCGGGCTCGGTGTACCAGTGGGCCAAGCAGATCGCGAAACCCGCGACCTCGTGGCTCGCGGGCTGGATCATGATCATCGGCGCAATCGTGACGGCCGCGGCCGTCGCCGTGGCCTACCAGATCATCCTGCCGCAGGTGTCCACGGCGTTCCAGCTCGTCGGCAGCGACTCCGACGCCGGGCTCACGTCCACTCCCGGCGGCGCGCAGAACGCGATCATCCTCGCGCTCGTGCTCGTGGTGTTCGCGACGATCGTGAACATCATCGGCGTCAAGCTCATGGCGAAGATCAACAACTTCGGCGTCGCCGTGGAGCTCGGTGCGAGCGTGCTGCTCGTGATCGCGCTCGCCGTGCACATCAAGCGCGGGCCCGGGATCGTCTTCGACACCCACGGCGCGGGCAGCGGGCAGTCGCTGGGCTACCCCGGGGCGTTCCTGGTCGCGTCGCTGATGAGCGCTTACGTGTTCTACGGCTTCGACACCGCGGGCTCGCTCGCGGAGGAGACCACGAAGCCGTGCCGGCACGCGCCGCGGGCGATCATCCGCGCGCTGACGGCGGCGTTCGTCGTCGGTGGGCTGATGATGCTGATCGGGATGATGGCCGTGGGCGACCTCAACGCCGACGAACTGTCCACGTCGGGCATGCCGTACCTGCTCAAGAGCACGCTCGGCACCGGGCTCGGCGACGCGTTCCTGGTCTGCTCGGCCATCGCCATCACGGTGTGCTGCCTCGCGGTGCAGACGGCCGCGATCCGCATGACGTTCGCGATGGCGCGCGACGGGCGGCTGCCGTTCAGCCGGCGCCTGGCGAAGGTGTCGCCGCGGTCGAAGACGCCGGTCGTGCCCGCCCTGATCACCGGCGGGCTGACCGTCGTGGTGCTGCTGATCAACCTCGGCAACCAGCGTGCGTTCTTCGTGCTCACCTCGACGGCGATCATCCTGTTCTACATCCCCTACCTCATGGTCACGGGACCGATGCTGGTGCGCCGCCTGCGCGGGCACTGGCCGCGCCCGGACCACGGGCCCTACTTCAAGCTGGCCCGCTGGGGCACTCTCGTGAACCTCGTGGCGGTGCTCTACGGCCTGGGCATGACGATCAACCTCATCTGGCCGCGGGCCGAGGTGTACGGCGACGACCACTGGTACTTCCAGTGGGGCGCGGTCCTCATCACCGCGCTGATCGTGGTGGCGGGCGGGATCCTGCTGTGGGTCAAGCGCCGCCAGTGGGCCGCCGCGCACACCAGCGACGAGCACTTCCCGGAGGAACCGGCCGCCGGTTCCGTGGCCGGCTGA
- a CDS encoding TetR/AcrR family transcriptional regulator, protein MATRDTAGRRKLRGPNDPERRARIAKAAIQVVAERGIDGLTHRAVAAAAGVPLGSTTYHFATLDDLLEVALHAAAANNVRELHEWEQQLDPGADFAAALADLVMGYLHELYPHTVVEYDLYVAALHRPRLRPASAAWDDALIQLFGSRTDPLTGRLLAGLFCGLLMQAALADPPPARPEIEALFRRAIEGPPA, encoded by the coding sequence ATGGCGACGAGGGACACCGCCGGGCGCAGGAAGCTGCGGGGCCCGAACGACCCCGAGCGACGCGCACGGATCGCGAAGGCGGCCATCCAGGTCGTGGCCGAGCGCGGCATCGACGGCCTCACCCACCGGGCGGTCGCCGCGGCGGCCGGCGTGCCGCTCGGTTCGACGACCTACCACTTCGCGACGCTCGACGACCTGCTCGAAGTGGCCCTGCACGCGGCCGCGGCGAACAACGTGCGCGAGCTGCACGAGTGGGAGCAGCAGCTCGACCCGGGCGCCGACTTCGCCGCGGCCCTGGCCGACCTCGTCATGGGCTACCTCCACGAGCTCTACCCCCACACCGTCGTCGAATACGACCTCTACGTGGCCGCCCTGCACCGCCCGCGGCTCCGGCCGGCCAGCGCCGCCTGGGACGACGCCCTCATCCAGCTGTTCGGTTCCCGCACCGACCCGCTCACCGGCCGGCTGCTCGCCGGGCTGTTCTGCGGCCTGCTCATGCAGGCGGCCCTCGCCGATCCGCCCCCGGCCCGCCCGGAGATCGAAGCCTTGTTCCGGCGCGCCATCGAAGGCCCGCCGGCCTGA
- a CDS encoding aromatic ring-hydroxylating dioxygenase subunit alpha produces the protein MTTTDLPQSLLPTLPGRYYTDPGIFAREQELIFENDWFCAVRSADLAAPGAFRTVQIGRESVLVARGRGGEVNAFLNVCRHRGARLCTDAEGRVKRAFQCRYHAWTYGLDGKLIAAPNLTGMPDVDRTEYGLTRLAVREWLGYAWVSLAEEPPSFEQTVMADVSDRLGGRAEIEAYGLDGLSLGRRIEYDVKANWKQIIENFMECYHCATIHPELTEVLPEFAGGYAAQYYVGHGAEFGADVAGFTVDGTAGVTRLPGVGEHQDRRYYAITVRPQVFVNLVPDHVILHRMVPLAPDRTLVVCDWLYLPEVVESGVDLTRSVELFHRVNLQDFEACERCQLAMGSRSYARGGVLVPSEHHIGAFHDWVRARIGE, from the coding sequence GTGACGACCACCGACCTGCCGCAGAGCCTGCTGCCGACGCTGCCCGGCCGTTACTACACCGACCCGGGGATCTTCGCGCGCGAGCAGGAGCTGATCTTCGAGAACGACTGGTTCTGCGCCGTGCGCAGCGCGGACCTGGCGGCGCCCGGCGCGTTCCGAACCGTCCAAATCGGACGCGAGAGCGTGCTCGTCGCGCGCGGGCGCGGCGGCGAGGTGAACGCGTTCCTCAACGTCTGCCGCCATCGTGGCGCCCGCCTGTGCACCGACGCCGAAGGTCGGGTCAAGCGTGCGTTCCAGTGCAGGTACCACGCCTGGACCTACGGGCTGGACGGCAAGCTGATCGCCGCGCCCAACCTCACCGGCATGCCCGACGTCGACCGCACCGAGTACGGCCTCACGCGCCTGGCCGTGCGCGAGTGGCTCGGGTACGCGTGGGTCAGCCTGGCCGAGGAACCGCCGTCGTTCGAGCAGACCGTGATGGCCGACGTGTCCGACCGCCTCGGCGGCCGGGCGGAGATCGAGGCGTACGGCCTCGACGGCCTCTCGCTCGGCCGGCGCATCGAATACGACGTGAAGGCGAACTGGAAGCAGATCATCGAGAACTTCATGGAGTGCTACCACTGCGCGACGATCCACCCGGAGCTCACCGAGGTGCTGCCGGAGTTCGCCGGGGGCTACGCCGCGCAGTACTACGTGGGCCACGGCGCCGAGTTCGGCGCGGACGTCGCCGGGTTCACCGTCGACGGCACGGCGGGCGTCACGCGGCTGCCGGGCGTCGGCGAGCACCAGGACCGCCGCTACTACGCGATCACCGTCCGCCCGCAGGTGTTCGTGAACCTCGTCCCGGACCACGTGATCCTGCACCGGATGGTCCCGCTGGCCCCCGACCGCACCCTCGTGGTGTGCGACTGGCTGTACCTGCCGGAGGTCGTGGAGTCCGGAGTGGACCTCACGCGCTCGGTGGAGCTGTTCCACCGCGTGAACCTGCAGGACTTCGAGGCGTGCGAACGGTGCCAGCTCGCGATGGGCTCGCGCTCGTACGCTCGCGGCGGGGTCCTCGTGCCCAGCGAGCACCACATCGGCGCGTTCCACGACTGGGTCCGCGCGCGGATCGGCGAGTAG
- a CDS encoding GntR family transcriptional regulator, whose translation MPVSGPSLAEQAYLFIRDRLVMLDIKPGDPINEDWLGDTLGMGRTPVREALKRLETERLVVAYPRRGTFATDVNISDLAHISEVRRTLEPMATAAAAQRASEADRAGLTVLREQLAESDPAHPGDNTELLRTDLELHRGIYRCVHNPFLEDTLIHYDNLATRIWCVFLPRLSGMAGHVNEHLPLLTAIIEGDAKKAADLTLDHVTGFETAIRALI comes from the coding sequence ATGCCCGTCAGCGGCCCGTCACTCGCCGAGCAGGCCTACCTGTTCATCCGCGACCGCCTCGTGATGCTGGACATCAAGCCCGGCGACCCGATCAACGAGGACTGGCTGGGCGACACGCTCGGCATGGGGCGCACCCCCGTGCGCGAGGCGCTCAAACGCCTCGAAACCGAGCGGCTCGTCGTCGCCTACCCGCGCCGCGGCACGTTCGCCACGGACGTCAACATCTCCGATCTGGCGCACATCTCCGAGGTGCGCCGCACGCTGGAGCCGATGGCGACGGCGGCCGCCGCACAGCGGGCTTCGGAAGCCGACCGAGCCGGCCTTACAGTGCTGCGCGAGCAGCTCGCCGAAAGCGATCCGGCCCACCCGGGTGACAACACCGAACTGCTGCGCACCGACCTCGAGCTGCACCGCGGCATCTACCGGTGCGTGCACAACCCGTTCCTGGAGGACACGCTCATCCACTACGACAACCTCGCCACCCGCATCTGGTGCGTGTTCCTGCCCCGCCTCAGCGGCATGGCCGGCCACGTGAACGAGCACCTGCCCCTGCTCACGGCGATCATCGAAGGCGACGCCAAGAAGGCCGCCGACCTCACTCTCGACCACGTGACCGGCTTCGAAACCGCGATCCGCGCGCTGATCTAG
- a CDS encoding sarcosine oxidase subunit beta family protein, translated as MTRGADLPEHPDFLWDNPEPKRSYDVVVVGGGGHGLATAYYLAKVHGITDVAVLEKGWLAGGNMARNTTIIRSNYLWDESSGIYEHSLKLWEGLEEDLGYPILFSQRGVLNLAHSLQDVRDSVRRVEANKLNGIDAEWVDPAGVKELCPIVDTSPDVRYPVLGATYQPRAGIAKHDYVAWGFARAAAALGVDLIQDCEVTGIETTGGRVTAVQTTRGRIAAGKVALCAAGHSSVVAALAGFDLPLVSHPLQALVSELLEPVHPTVVMSNAVHVYVSQAHKGELVMGAGIDSYAGYGQRGSFHIIEDQMAAALELFPVFARAHLLRTWAGIVDVTPDASPIVGLTPVENLYVNCGWGTGGFKATPGVGFCFAHTVAKGKPHPYAEPFTLDRFTTGALVDEHGAAAVAH; from the coding sequence ATGACCCGCGGCGCCGACCTGCCCGAGCACCCCGATTTCCTCTGGGACAACCCGGAACCGAAGCGCTCCTACGACGTCGTCGTGGTCGGTGGCGGCGGCCATGGCCTCGCGACCGCCTACTACCTCGCCAAGGTCCACGGCATCACCGACGTCGCCGTGCTGGAGAAAGGCTGGCTCGCGGGCGGGAACATGGCCCGCAACACGACCATCATCCGGTCCAACTACCTGTGGGACGAGAGCTCCGGCATCTACGAGCACTCGCTCAAGCTGTGGGAGGGCCTCGAGGAAGACCTCGGATACCCGATCCTCTTCAGCCAGCGGGGGGTGCTCAACCTCGCGCACAGCCTGCAGGACGTTCGGGACAGCGTCCGCCGGGTGGAAGCCAACAAACTCAACGGGATCGATGCCGAGTGGGTGGATCCGGCCGGGGTGAAGGAACTCTGCCCGATCGTCGACACCTCACCCGACGTCCGCTACCCGGTGCTCGGCGCCACCTACCAGCCGCGCGCGGGGATCGCGAAGCACGACTACGTGGCGTGGGGCTTCGCGCGCGCGGCCGCCGCGCTGGGCGTGGACCTCATCCAGGACTGCGAGGTCACCGGGATCGAGACGACCGGCGGCCGCGTCACCGCGGTCCAGACCACGCGCGGGCGGATCGCCGCGGGCAAGGTCGCGCTGTGCGCCGCCGGGCACTCGTCCGTGGTCGCCGCGCTGGCCGGCTTCGACCTGCCGCTCGTGTCCCACCCGCTGCAGGCGCTCGTGTCGGAGCTGCTCGAACCCGTGCACCCGACCGTGGTCATGTCGAACGCCGTGCACGTCTACGTTTCCCAGGCGCACAAGGGCGAGCTCGTGATGGGCGCCGGCATCGACTCCTACGCCGGCTACGGGCAGCGCGGGTCGTTCCACATCATCGAGGACCAGATGGCCGCCGCCCTCGAGCTGTTCCCGGTGTTCGCGCGGGCGCACCTGCTGCGCACGTGGGCGGGCATCGTCGACGTCACCCCGGACGCGTCGCCCATCGTCGGCCTCACGCCGGTGGAGAACCTCTACGTCAACTGCGGCTGGGGCACCGGCGGGTTCAAGGCCACGCCCGGTGTCGGGTTCTGCTTCGCCCACACCGTGGCGAAGGGCAAGCCGCACCCGTACGCCGAGCCGTTCACCCTCGATCGGTTCACCACCGGCGCCCTCGTCGACGAGCACGGCGCCGCCGCCGTCGCCCACTAG
- a CDS encoding sarcosine oxidase subunit delta — MQLIPCPWCGPREETEFHYGGQAHVAYPQDPSALTDEEWAKFLFFRANPKGELAERWTHSAGCRRWFNAVRDTSTHALRAVYRLDESRPVIP, encoded by the coding sequence GTGCAACTCATCCCGTGCCCGTGGTGCGGTCCCCGTGAGGAGACCGAGTTCCACTACGGCGGCCAGGCGCACGTCGCCTACCCGCAGGACCCGTCGGCGCTGACCGACGAGGAGTGGGCGAAGTTCCTGTTCTTCCGCGCCAACCCGAAGGGCGAGCTCGCGGAGCGCTGGACGCACAGCGCCGGCTGCCGGCGCTGGTTCAACGCCGTGCGCGACACGAGCACCCACGCCCTGCGCGCCGTTTACCGCCTCGACGAGTCGAGGCCGGTGATCCCGTGA
- a CDS encoding 2Fe-2S iron-sulfur cluster-binding protein gives MTRLRDRGRVDRAAPLKFTFDGRELTGFRGDTLASALLANGIHQVATSIEYGRPRGVFAAGVEDATALVQVEKPFPEPMLSATTVELFDGLAARGLPGRGRLASEPDPARYDTKHVHCDVLVVGAGPAGLAAAREAEGRVLLVDDQPEPGGSRLGTGEPVDPVPDGVRYLSRTTAFGLYDDGFVLALERRTDHLGTTPVRISRQRVWRIRAKEIVLATGAHERPVVFPGNDRPGILLAGAARTYLHRYGVLAGQRAVVFTTNDSAYAAAFDLAGAGAEIAVLADARETVPAHLAAAAAARGIEVRPGHGVIGTAGGDRITSAVVAELGAAQGDRFACDLLLVSGGWNPAVHLFSQACGALRFAPQLGAYVPDGDLPHVRVVGAAAGEGLPEAKILWQVPAPESAVDTRFVDLQRDATVSDVLRATGAGLRSLEHVKRYTTIGTAHDQGKTSGLLAAGITADVLGADLATQRPTTYRPPYTSVPFAALAGRNRGELLDPARVTALHPWHVAHGAELENVGQWKRPWYYPRAGEDRETAVLRECRAARTGVALMDGSTLGKIDVQGPDAPAFLDLLYPNVMSSLKVGRIRYGVLCGVDGMVIDDGTVSRVAEDRFLVTTTTGNAAMVLEWLEEWLQTEWPHLRVFATSVTEHWATIPLVGPRSRAVLAKVAPGLDVSNDAFGFMTWRDTEVAGLAARVCRISFSGELAYEINVPSWYGIALWEALLEAGAEYGITPYGTETMHVLRAEKGYPIIGQETDATVTPQDLGLSWAVSKKKPDFLGKRSFSRAENLRPDRKQLVGLLPQDPAVLLPEGSQLIETGHVPEPPVRMLGHVTSSYRSAALGRTFALALVRSGRERLGQTLYVPVGDAVVPVTVTDSVLFDKEGSRRDG, from the coding sequence GTGACCCGGCTGCGCGACCGGGGGCGCGTCGACCGCGCCGCCCCGCTCAAGTTCACCTTCGACGGCCGCGAGCTCACCGGCTTCCGCGGCGACACGCTGGCGTCGGCGCTGCTGGCGAACGGTATTCACCAGGTCGCGACGAGCATCGAGTACGGCCGCCCGCGGGGCGTCTTCGCGGCCGGCGTCGAGGACGCGACCGCGCTGGTGCAGGTGGAGAAACCCTTCCCCGAGCCGATGCTGTCGGCGACGACCGTCGAGCTGTTCGACGGCCTCGCGGCGCGCGGCCTGCCCGGTCGGGGCCGGCTGGCGAGCGAGCCCGACCCGGCCCGCTACGACACGAAGCACGTGCACTGCGACGTCCTCGTCGTCGGTGCCGGCCCAGCAGGACTCGCGGCCGCGCGCGAAGCCGAAGGCCGCGTGCTCCTGGTCGACGACCAGCCCGAACCCGGCGGTTCGCGGCTCGGCACCGGCGAACCGGTCGACCCGGTGCCCGACGGCGTGCGGTACTTGTCGCGCACCACCGCGTTCGGCCTCTACGACGACGGGTTCGTGCTCGCGCTGGAACGCCGCACCGACCACCTCGGCACCACCCCGGTACGCATCTCACGCCAGCGGGTGTGGCGGATCCGCGCGAAGGAGATCGTGCTCGCGACCGGCGCGCACGAACGGCCGGTGGTGTTCCCCGGCAACGACCGGCCCGGCATCCTGCTCGCCGGCGCCGCGCGCACGTACCTGCACCGCTACGGTGTGCTCGCCGGCCAGCGTGCGGTCGTGTTCACCACCAACGACAGCGCCTACGCCGCCGCCTTCGACCTCGCCGGCGCCGGCGCGGAGATCGCGGTGCTCGCCGACGCGCGGGAGACGGTTCCGGCACACCTGGCGGCTGCCGCGGCCGCGAGGGGCATCGAGGTCCGCCCCGGCCACGGCGTCATCGGCACCGCGGGTGGTGACCGCATCACGTCCGCCGTCGTCGCGGAACTCGGGGCCGCGCAAGGGGATCGCTTCGCGTGCGACCTGCTGCTCGTGTCCGGCGGCTGGAACCCGGCCGTGCACCTGTTCAGCCAGGCGTGCGGCGCGCTGCGCTTCGCCCCGCAGCTCGGCGCATACGTCCCGGACGGCGACCTCCCCCACGTGCGCGTCGTCGGCGCCGCCGCGGGCGAAGGCCTGCCGGAAGCCAAGATCCTCTGGCAGGTCCCGGCTCCGGAGTCCGCGGTGGACACCCGGTTCGTCGACCTGCAGCGCGACGCCACGGTGTCCGACGTCCTGCGCGCCACCGGCGCCGGCCTGCGGTCGCTGGAGCACGTGAAGCGCTACACGACCATCGGCACTGCCCACGACCAGGGCAAGACGTCAGGTCTGCTCGCCGCTGGGATCACGGCGGACGTCCTCGGCGCCGACCTCGCCACGCAGCGGCCCACGACCTACCGCCCGCCCTACACCTCCGTGCCGTTCGCCGCGCTCGCCGGCCGCAACCGCGGGGAGCTGCTCGACCCGGCGCGCGTGACGGCGCTGCACCCGTGGCACGTCGCGCACGGCGCGGAGCTCGAGAACGTCGGCCAGTGGAAGCGCCCGTGGTACTACCCACGGGCCGGCGAGGACCGGGAAACCGCTGTGCTGCGCGAATGCCGGGCCGCGCGCACCGGCGTCGCGCTCATGGACGGATCGACGCTCGGCAAGATCGACGTGCAGGGGCCGGACGCGCCGGCGTTCCTGGATCTGCTCTACCCGAACGTGATGAGCAGCCTCAAGGTCGGCCGTATCCGCTACGGCGTGCTGTGCGGTGTCGACGGCATGGTGATCGACGACGGCACGGTGAGCCGCGTGGCCGAGGACCGCTTCCTCGTCACCACGACCACCGGCAACGCGGCCATGGTCCTCGAGTGGCTGGAGGAGTGGCTGCAGACCGAGTGGCCGCACCTGCGCGTCTTCGCCACTTCGGTGACCGAGCACTGGGCCACGATCCCGCTCGTCGGCCCGCGGTCGCGGGCGGTGCTCGCCAAAGTGGCGCCCGGCCTCGACGTGTCCAACGACGCGTTCGGGTTCATGACGTGGCGCGACACCGAGGTCGCCGGCCTCGCGGCCCGCGTGTGCCGGATCAGCTTCTCCGGTGAACTGGCCTACGAGATCAACGTGCCTTCCTGGTACGGGATCGCGCTGTGGGAAGCGCTGCTCGAGGCGGGCGCGGAGTACGGGATCACCCCGTACGGCACCGAAACGATGCACGTCCTGCGCGCCGAGAAGGGCTACCCGATCATCGGCCAGGAGACCGACGCGACGGTGACCCCGCAGGACCTCGGCCTGAGCTGGGCGGTGTCGAAGAAGAAACCGGACTTCCTCGGCAAGCGCTCCTTCAGCCGGGCGGAGAACCTGCGGCCCGACCGCAAGCAGCTCGTGGGCCTTTTGCCCCAGGACCCCGCCGTGCTGCTGCCCGAAGGCTCGCAGCTCATCGAAACCGGCCACGTGCCCGAGCCGCCGGTACGGATGCTCGGCCACGTCACGTCCAGCTACCGCAGCGCGGCGCTGGGCCGCACGTTCGCGCTCGCCCTCGTGCGCTCGGGGCGCGAACGCCTGGGCCAGACGCTGTACGTGCCGGTCGGCGACGCGGTCGTGCCGGTGACCGTGACCGACTCCGTGCTGTTCGACAAGGAGGGAAGCCGCCGTGACGGTTGA
- a CDS encoding sarcosine oxidase subunit gamma translates to MTVDVTRRSSLADQAALFASLGPELLVQERPFLAQLTVRVREGHEGVGAALGVPLPVRPCTFTSGAGPFGAVDVLWLGPDEWLVLGGPGVAEPAETALRQAIDLGAVTDTSAQRTTVQLAGRAVRDVLAHGCAIDLDPAVSPPGTCVQTLLGRTGIVLLVRERDEFTVLVRPSFAPYFAAWLADAAAEYTEEQPWRSR, encoded by the coding sequence GTGACGGTTGACGTGACCCGCCGTTCATCGCTGGCGGACCAGGCGGCGCTGTTCGCTTCGCTCGGGCCGGAGCTCCTCGTCCAGGAGCGGCCGTTCCTGGCTCAGCTCACCGTGCGCGTGCGCGAAGGGCACGAGGGCGTCGGTGCCGCGCTGGGCGTGCCCTTGCCCGTGCGGCCCTGCACGTTCACGTCCGGCGCGGGCCCCTTCGGCGCGGTCGACGTGCTGTGGCTGGGCCCGGACGAGTGGCTCGTGCTGGGCGGGCCCGGCGTCGCCGAGCCGGCGGAAACGGCGTTGCGCCAGGCGATCGACCTCGGAGCCGTGACCGACACGTCGGCGCAGCGCACCACGGTGCAGCTCGCCGGCCGGGCGGTGCGCGACGTGCTCGCCCACGGCTGCGCGATCGACCTGGACCCCGCCGTGTCGCCGCCCGGGACGTGCGTGCAGACGCTGCTGGGCCGCACCGGCATCGTCCTGCTCGTGCGCGAACGCGACGAATTCACCGTGCTCGTACGCCCGTCCTTCGCGCCGTACTTCGCGGCGTGGCTCGCCGACGCGGCGGCCGAGTACACCGAGGAGCAACCGTGGCGTTCACGCTGA
- the purU gene encoding formyltetrahydrofolate deformylase — MAFTLTLKCPERAGIVHAVTTFLLERGCDIVEHQQFDDDVRGSLFLRTSFTCSVPATVDDLRRAFVPVAGDFDMEFEFADGTAPRVLVMVSKFGHCLNDLLFRWRAGSLGAELTLVVSNHEDLRPTAEAAGVPFEHVPVTPATKAGAEQRLLDLLWEHEIDLVVLARYMQVLSDELCGKLDGRAINIHHSFLPGFTGAKPYHQACDRGVKYVGATAHYVTPDLDEGPIIEQEVQRVDHTYSPRELVTVGRDVEALALSRAVRWHCERRVLLNGNSTVVFR, encoded by the coding sequence GTGGCGTTCACGCTGACCCTGAAGTGTCCCGAGCGCGCGGGCATCGTCCACGCCGTCACCACGTTCCTGCTGGAGCGCGGGTGCGACATCGTCGAGCACCAGCAGTTCGACGACGACGTGCGCGGTTCGCTGTTCCTGCGCACGTCCTTCACCTGTTCCGTACCGGCCACTGTGGACGATCTGCGGCGGGCGTTCGTCCCGGTGGCCGGCGACTTCGACATGGAGTTCGAGTTCGCCGACGGCACCGCGCCGCGGGTGCTGGTGATGGTGTCGAAGTTCGGGCACTGCCTCAACGACCTGCTCTTCCGGTGGCGCGCCGGCAGCCTCGGCGCCGAACTCACGCTCGTGGTGTCCAACCACGAGGACCTGCGCCCGACGGCCGAGGCCGCCGGGGTGCCGTTCGAGCACGTGCCGGTGACGCCCGCGACGAAGGCCGGAGCCGAACAGCGGCTGCTGGACCTGCTGTGGGAACACGAGATCGACCTCGTCGTGCTCGCCCGCTACATGCAGGTGCTGTCCGACGAGCTGTGTGGCAAGCTCGACGGCCGCGCGATCAACATCCACCACTCGTTCCTGCCTGGCTTCACGGGCGCGAAGCCCTACCACCAGGCCTGCGACCGGGGTGTGAAGTACGTCGGCGCGACCGCGCACTACGTCACCCCCGACCTCGACGAGGGCCCGATCATCGAGCAGGAGGTGCAGCGCGTGGACCACACGTACTCGCCTCGTGAGCTCGTGACGGTCGGGCGCGACGTCGAAGCGCTCGCCCTGTCCCGCGCGGTCCGCTGGCACTGCGAACGCCGTGTCCTGCTCAACGGCAACAGCACCGTCGTCTTCCGGTAA